TCAACGAGCGCATCCGGTTTCCCAAGATTCGAGTCATTGATACTGATGGCGCGCAATTAGGAATTATGCCTCCACAAGAAGCACTACAACTAGCTGAAGAAAAAGAGCTAGACCTAGTATTGCTAAGTGATAAGGCTGACCCCCCGGTTTGTCGGATCATGGATTACGGGAAGTACAAGTTTGAGCAGGAGAAGAAGGCGCGGGAAGCCCGGAAAAAGCAGCACACGGCTGATGTGAAAGAAGTGAAGATGCGCTATAAAATTGAAGAACACGATTACAATGTGCGTGTTAAGCAAGCCGAGCGCTTCCTGAAAGATGGTGATAAAGTGAAGGCAACTGTGATGTTCCGGGGTCGAGAGATTCAACACAGTGACTTAGCAGAGCATTTGCTCAAGCGCATGGCCAAGGATTTGGAACCGCTTGGAGAATTGCAGCAAGCGCCGAAAAAAGAGGGGAGAAATATGATGATGC
The window above is part of the Nodularia spumigena CCY9414 genome. Proteins encoded here:
- the infC gene encoding translation initiation factor IF-3, which gives rise to MPVIEKKRTRDLPQINERIRFPKIRVIDTDGAQLGIMPPQEALQLAEEKELDLVLLSDKADPPVCRIMDYGKYKFEQEKKAREARKKQHTADVKEVKMRYKIEEHDYNVRVKQAERFLKDGDKVKATVMFRGREIQHSDLAEHLLKRMAKDLEPLGELQQAPKKEGRNMMMLISPKK